The Triticum aestivum cultivar Chinese Spring chromosome 7B, IWGSC CS RefSeq v2.1, whole genome shotgun sequence genome window below encodes:
- the LOC123160357 gene encoding uncharacterized protein: protein MLGNVAHPQVGVPMGGTLMQSWMELWNEWEIQTVVVASFSLQVLLFFFAGIRRYTVSSILKVLLWFVYLFADVVATYGLGHMSSSVSKKSSSEHQLVAFWAPFLLLHLGGQDTITAYALEDNELWRRHPPRRRTPFLLRIYAYFSPKTFSREGDDQKGGDCFTKNKQFRAYEFIVMTAHELRHVLVKPLIIDRNEASIDWNYKTTALVKGLVQGFPWQDDESEDALAKEQRTVGELYKGIEVQLGLMYDMLYTKAEVIHKSRGHWIRAISLVCCFTALVVFTRSKRDGYSTPNIVITFALLGGACALEVTSVLKAIGSTWTYDILRRYRCKWLANAVLFARYHLVVVKDGRWSNSVGQFDFISFCVHSSKRGLKGTIARLIGVKDLWDKARCTKHAKLSPAAKEFVWGLLKGDKTHMVEIEEADMRSGNWARRFRGIDDRIKQLDWSMSFEFQKSVVIWHIATSTFLSNPAVKSKLVDKDMAEEVNTLSHYMMYLLVKHPDILRMKPAAKDMFEETCLCYGLGMHRLGWKRSNVVDFHHVILDYNKGGKHLEDEPYDGLTMTQRLKYIEDLYGDLTHPSWDAHPGDAVLVKASTLAHTLLDVELGLTYKMAIIRTVWMEMLCYAATNAAEGFHARQLSNGGEFLTHILLLTKYSSFIDNNNPKPSMEADETVEASTADHVQLNVDDDSNDETIEIRPM, encoded by the exons ATGCTGGGTAACGTAGCTCATCCACAG GTTGGCGTACCAATGGGTGGAACACTGATGCAATCTTGGATGGAGCTGTGGAATGAGTGGGAGATCCAAACTGTTGTTGTCGCCAGCTTCAGTCTGCAGGTTCTCCTCTTTTTCTTTGCTGGGATCCGCCGCTACACCGTCTCTTCTATTCTCAAGGTCCTCCTCTGGTTTGTATATCTGTTTGCTGATGTCGTTGCAACATATGGCCTGGGTCACATGTCCTCGTCAGTGTCGAAGAAATCGTCTAGCGAGCACCAGCTAGTGGCGTTCTGGGCGCCATTCCTCCTGCTGCACCTCGGCGGCCAGGACACCATCACTGCGTATGCCTTGGAGGACAATGAACTCTGGCGGCGCCACCCCCCAAGGCGACGTACACCTTTTCTCCTGAGGATTTATGCCTATTTTTCCCCCAAGACCTTTTCTCGTGAGGGGGATGACCAAAAAGGTGGAGACTGCTTCACCAAAAACAAACAATTTAGAGCATATGAATTTATTGTGATGACAGCACACGAGTTGCGCCATGTACTTGTCAAGCCTTTAATCATAGACAGGAATGAGGCGTCCATAGACTGGAATTATAAAACAACTGCTCTTGTAAAGGGTCTTGTACAAGGATTTCCATGGCAAGACGACGAGAGCGAAGATGCATTGGCAAAGGAGCAGAGGACTGTTGGGGAGCTGTACAAGGGAATAGAGGTGCAGCTCGGCCTGATGTATGACATGCTCTACACCAAGGCAGAAGTGATCCACAAAAGCCGTGGCCACTGGATCCGTGCCATTTCACTTGTGTGTTGCTTCACCGCTCTTGTGGTCTTCACAAGAAGCAAGAGAGATGGATACAGCACACCCAACATTGTTATCACTTTTGCTCTTCTGGGCGGAGCTTGCGCACTGGAGGTCACATCTGTTTTAAAGGCGATTGGGTCAACCTGGACATATGACATCTTGAGACGCTACAGATGTAAGTGGCTGGCCAATGCAGTTCTGTTTGCACGTTACCACCTCGTCGTCGTCAAGGATGGAAGGTGGTCCAATTCCGTCGGGCAATTTGACTTCATATCCTTCTGTGTTCACAGCAGCAAGAGGGGCCTCAAGGGAACAATAGCCCGTTTGATTGGGGTCAAGGACTTGTGGGACAAAGCTCGCTGCACCAAACATGCCAAGCTTTCACCTGCCGCGAAGGAGTTCGTATGGGGCTTGCTCAAAGGTGACAAGACTCATATGGTTGAAATTGAAGAGGCGGACATGCGAAGTGGGAACTGGGCTCGTAGGTTCAGGGGCATCGACGACCGGATCAAACAGCTCGATTGGAGCATGAGTTTCGAATTTCAGAAGAGTGTGGTTATCTGGCATATAGCTACAAGCACCTTCCTCAGTAACCCCGCCGTCAAATCGAAGCTGGTCGACAAGGACATGGCTGAAGAAGTTAATACTCTGTCTCATTACATGATGTACCTCCTCGTCAAGCATCCTGACATTCTGCGCATGAAACCGGCTGCTAAGGACATGTTTGAGGAAACCTGCCTCTGTTACGGTTTGGGTATGCATAGGTTAGGCTGGAAGAGAAGTAATGTGGTTGATTTTCACCATGTAATTCTGGATTACAATAAAGGGGGCAAGCATCTTGAGGACGAACCATATGATGGCTTGACGATGACGCAGCGTCTTAAATATATAGAAGATCTATATGGTGACTTGACGCATCCCAGTTGGGATGCTCACCCGGGGGATGCTGTGCTGGTGAAAGCATCCACCCTTGCCCACACATTGCTCGATGTGGAGTTGGGGCTCACATATAAGATGGCGATAATCAGAACGGTGTGGATGGAGATGTTGTGCTACGCAGCAACCAATGCAGCAGAGGGATTCCACGCCAGGCAGCTGAGCAATGGTGGTGAGTTTCTGACCCACATCCTGCTCCTAACTAAATATTCCTCTTTTATAGATAATAATAATCCAAAGCCGTCCATGGAAGCTGATGAAACTGTGGAGGCTAGTACTGCTGACCACGTACAGCTGAATGTGGATGATGATTCCAATGATGAGACCATCGAAATCCGCCCAATGTAG